In Allomuricauda ruestringensis DSM 13258, the following proteins share a genomic window:
- a CDS encoding 5-formyltetrahydrofolate cyclo-ligase, translating to MSIPVKTKKKKIRKQMLRQRSLLSPAAKAIYDQNVCEALWHLMEQKRCQTVHTYLPMGSEINIFPFIKQCLAHQKTVICPQTLPKRRFINLILTSLQDLEPGVFGTKHPAGKSIFEGTYDMIVVPGLACDGDRCRLGYGGGYYDTFVADCPKAHKVGVFYPFQQIDKIPLEPHDMQLNDLLVCQAWMD from the coding sequence ATGAGTATCCCTGTCAAAACAAAAAAAAAGAAAATTAGAAAACAGATGTTGCGTCAACGGAGCCTTTTGTCCCCTGCCGCCAAGGCCATTTATGATCAAAATGTCTGTGAAGCCCTATGGCATCTGATGGAACAGAAACGATGCCAAACGGTTCATACCTATCTACCAATGGGTTCCGAAATCAATATTTTTCCATTTATAAAGCAGTGTTTGGCCCATCAAAAAACAGTTATTTGCCCACAGACCTTGCCCAAAAGGAGGTTTATAAATTTGATCCTTACATCCTTGCAGGATTTGGAACCTGGGGTTTTCGGAACCAAGCATCCCGCTGGCAAAAGTATATTTGAAGGGACCTATGACATGATTGTGGTTCCTGGGTTGGCGTGTGATGGTGATAGGTGTCGACTGGGTTATGGGGGAGGATATTATGATACTTTTGTTGCGGATTGTCCGAAGGCCCACAAAGTAGGGGTTTTTTACCCTTTCCAGCAAATCGATAAGATACCTCTTGAACCCCATGATATGCAATTGAACGATTTGTTGGTTTGCCAAGCTTGGATGGACTAG
- a CDS encoding RrF2 family transcriptional regulator, with protein MFSKACEYGIRAVAYIALQSLDGRRVSVNEIAEEIDSPIAFTAKILQQLSRNKVIQSVKGPTGGFELDRTEMDTVKLSSIVHAIDGDGTYVGCGLGLKECNANQPCPLHDKFVDIRTDLKNMLENTSLYELAMGLEVGLTYLKR; from the coding sequence ATGTTTTCAAAAGCCTGTGAGTATGGTATTCGCGCTGTGGCCTATATTGCACTGCAATCCTTGGATGGAAGACGCGTCAGTGTCAATGAAATTGCTGAAGAAATCGATTCTCCGATCGCTTTCACGGCCAAAATCTTGCAACAGCTCTCGAGGAATAAGGTCATCCAATCCGTCAAGGGGCCCACAGGTGGCTTTGAGTTGGACCGAACCGAGATGGATACCGTAAAATTGAGCAGTATCGTCCATGCCATCGATGGGGATGGTACCTATGTCGGCTGTGGCCTTGGTCTCAAGGAGTGCAACGCAAACCAGCCCTGTCCTCTCCATGACAAGTTTGTAGATATCAGGACCGATTTAAAAAATATGTTGGAGAATACCAGTTTGTACGAACTGGCAATGGGACTGGAAGTTGGACTGACCTATTTGAAGCGTTAA
- a CDS encoding group III truncated hemoglobin: MVTLEEVRQLVDIFYGKVRNDDILSDIFNGVIQDNWPAHLEKMYRFWQTVLLGEHTYYGSPLAPHIKLPVQGTHFDRWKQLFMETGDENFTGEKAAEAKFRAEKMAEMFQLKIEYFKHIE, from the coding sequence ATCGTAACTCTGGAGGAAGTACGGCAACTGGTGGATATTTTCTATGGCAAGGTTCGCAATGATGATATATTGTCGGATATTTTCAATGGCGTAATCCAAGACAATTGGCCAGCCCATTTGGAAAAAATGTACCGGTTTTGGCAAACGGTCCTATTGGGAGAACACACCTATTATGGTAGTCCCCTAGCCCCCCATATCAAACTACCGGTCCAAGGAACACATTTTGACCGATGGAAGCAGCTCTTTATGGAAACGGGGGATGAGAACTTTACCGGTGAAAAAGCCGCTGAGGCCAAGTTTCGGGCGGAAAAGATGGCGGAGATGTTCCAATTGAAGATTGAATATTTTAAGCATATTGAATAA
- a CDS encoding chloride channel protein, with translation MKLKRRRKLVTYLNILDQPVRFNPFVFSRTFMLWALLGLIGGVIAGVYWIVLEFLTHQLAFFSGWQVIPVMAICGLLAGFIIHYIGDPGEIHLIVNNIRFNKGKLDPKNNPSMVLSSLLCIASGGSLGPEAPLVQVTGSTGTWLGKLFRLKGEELRSLSIAGMASGFTALFGAPLGGSLFSLEILHHKHAVEYYKAIIPAFVASCFSYLVFALIVHLGLGPTWDLSAYEYSGIFDFGHAVLFAIIGAAFGWTFIFCTKFFKTVFEKRPIPIYVKTLIGGILLGVIAFYFPITRYFGHYEINELLNGNFSMTLLFAILIFKIIAISITVTSGWRGGFIIPLFFVGATLGLIIHQLFPSINLTLAIVSCMAAINACVTRTPMSTTILLATLTGFGHFIPILFASLTGYFLAPRIPFISSQMEKEEKIMT, from the coding sequence GTGAAATTAAAACGAAGAAGAAAATTAGTAACCTATTTAAATATTCTGGACCAACCTGTTCGGTTCAATCCTTTCGTTTTCAGTCGGACTTTTATGTTATGGGCCTTACTTGGATTGATAGGCGGGGTAATTGCAGGGGTTTATTGGATTGTACTTGAGTTTCTGACCCATCAATTGGCTTTTTTTAGTGGTTGGCAAGTAATTCCGGTAATGGCAATATGTGGACTTTTGGCAGGTTTCATAATTCACTACATCGGAGACCCAGGGGAAATCCATTTGATTGTAAACAACATTCGGTTCAACAAGGGTAAACTGGATCCAAAGAACAATCCGTCAATGGTTCTCTCTTCTTTGTTGTGTATTGCATCAGGTGGTAGTCTCGGACCCGAAGCACCATTGGTTCAGGTTACAGGCTCAACCGGTACTTGGTTAGGAAAATTGTTCCGGCTAAAAGGAGAAGAGTTACGATCATTAAGTATCGCAGGAATGGCCTCGGGTTTTACTGCATTATTTGGAGCTCCTTTGGGCGGAAGTCTCTTTTCATTGGAAATACTTCACCACAAACACGCAGTTGAGTACTACAAAGCCATTATTCCCGCATTTGTCGCAAGTTGTTTCAGTTATTTGGTGTTTGCGTTGATCGTTCATTTGGGACTTGGTCCAACATGGGACCTATCTGCTTATGAGTATTCAGGGATTTTTGATTTTGGCCATGCTGTTCTCTTTGCCATAATCGGTGCTGCTTTTGGTTGGACCTTCATTTTTTGCACCAAGTTTTTCAAAACAGTGTTCGAGAAAAGGCCAATACCTATTTACGTCAAAACCTTGATCGGGGGAATCCTTCTTGGGGTCATAGCATTTTATTTTCCAATAACCCGATATTTTGGCCATTACGAAATCAACGAACTATTGAATGGAAATTTTTCAATGACGTTGTTGTTCGCAATTTTGATCTTTAAAATCATAGCCATTTCCATAACGGTAACATCGGGCTGGAGAGGTGGGTTTATTATTCCGCTCTTTTTTGTGGGGGCAACGCTGGGCTTGATTATCCACCAACTGTTCCCTTCAATAAATTTGACATTAGCGATAGTCAGCTGTATGGCGGCAATTAACGCTTGTGTAACCCGAACGCCAATGAGCACGACCATTTTACTTGCCACCTTGACAGGGTTTGGACATTTTATTCCAATCTTATTCGCAAGTTTGACAGGCTATTTTTTAGCTCCGAGAATTCCGTTTATAAGTTCCCAGATGGAGAAAGAAGAAAAAATTATGACCTAG
- a CDS encoding pyridoxal phosphate-dependent decarboxylase family protein: MVEKKLQEITTQLLDFLSNAANKPTYPKFQYFGTQHFEIPTEPNSDNQIGLRLQELFDFNMNPANPKYIGHMDSIPTLWSIIGDYVASAMNNNQLSLEMSPILTQLEYSITRQFATLFGFPNSAGGVMLSGGSLSNLQALIVARNEKLNLNNGNISALQKEPVIFTSEHSHSSIQKIGMILGIGADNVIKIKADENSKMDVVHLEQQVEEQKKLGKIPFSVVATAGTTVSGNIDPLDDINRIAKENNLWFHIDAIYGGAVIFSEKYKHLMNGIDNADSISFNPQKWLYVAKTCSMVLFSDFQNMIENFRISAPYMKEQEDFINLGEINIQGTKYAEIVKLWLSLLGLGKKGIQELIDFSFEMTEKFISEIKKREYLKLVSKPELNLICFRGEPNYIQETEFDEWNKNLQNHLINETDFFISLPRYKDDLWLRTVLLNPFLTEEYIDSLFKEIDIFDEKYKNQT; the protein is encoded by the coding sequence TTGGTTGAAAAAAAACTGCAAGAGATTACAACGCAACTATTGGACTTTCTTTCAAATGCAGCCAATAAACCGACTTATCCCAAATTTCAATATTTCGGAACGCAACACTTTGAAATACCAACGGAACCCAATAGTGACAACCAAATAGGTTTAAGGTTACAAGAACTTTTTGATTTCAACATGAACCCTGCCAATCCAAAATATATTGGTCATATGGACTCAATACCGACACTTTGGTCAATTATTGGGGATTACGTTGCTTCTGCAATGAACAATAATCAATTGAGTTTAGAAATGTCCCCAATATTAACTCAATTGGAATATTCGATTACAAGACAATTTGCAACTCTTTTCGGGTTTCCAAATTCAGCAGGTGGAGTTATGTTAAGTGGTGGTTCATTATCGAACCTTCAAGCATTGATAGTGGCCAGAAACGAAAAACTAAATCTAAATAACGGAAACATTTCCGCTTTACAAAAAGAACCCGTAATCTTCACTTCCGAACATTCTCATTCATCCATTCAAAAAATAGGAATGATATTGGGCATTGGCGCAGATAACGTAATTAAAATAAAGGCGGACGAAAATTCAAAAATGGACGTTGTCCATTTAGAACAGCAGGTCGAAGAACAGAAAAAACTGGGCAAGATACCTTTTTCGGTTGTTGCAACAGCAGGAACAACCGTTTCCGGAAACATAGACCCTTTGGATGACATTAACCGCATTGCCAAAGAAAATAACTTGTGGTTTCACATTGATGCCATTTATGGTGGAGCTGTCATTTTTTCGGAAAAGTACAAGCATTTAATGAATGGAATCGACAATGCAGATTCAATCTCATTCAACCCTCAAAAATGGTTATACGTTGCAAAAACCTGCTCAATGGTTTTGTTCAGCGATTTCCAAAATATGATAGAGAATTTCAGAATTTCAGCACCTTACATGAAAGAGCAAGAGGATTTTATCAACTTGGGTGAAATCAACATTCAAGGAACAAAATATGCTGAAATAGTAAAATTATGGCTTTCATTACTTGGTTTAGGTAAAAAAGGAATTCAAGAACTTATTGATTTCAGTTTTGAAATGACCGAAAAATTTATTTCAGAAATTAAAAAACGAGAATATTTAAAACTTGTGAGTAAGCCAGAATTGAATTTGATTTGCTTTCGTGGAGAACCAAATTATATCCAAGAAACAGAATTTGACGAATGGAATAAAAACCTACAAAACCATTTGATAAACGAAACGGATTTCTTCATTTCCTTGCCCAGATACAAAGATGACTTATGGTTAAGAACAGTTTTACTAAATCCTTTTTTGACAGAAGAATATATTGATTCACTATTTAAGGAAATAGACATATTTGATGAGAAATATAAAAATCAAACTTAA
- a CDS encoding FAD-binding oxidoreductase: MNGFIFPYTTRLVKKEKVNHNVVRFSVQRPFGFNFIPGQAVELSIDQPGCELEVAPFTIISAEDDPCLEFIIKIRPNKDSLTYRLSALKPGAVIQLSRPWDTFEYRGYGHFIAAGTGIVPFMPILDYIHRFGPEFTESHLLVYATKSKEDILFEKRLRKMLGSNFIMRLSSPTASEKLPGRIDFGFLKSIVQKKDQYFYICGPKSFEFDMMTHLMKIGVDQKRIQTGYKFGQSKILNS; encoded by the coding sequence ATGAACGGTTTCATCTTTCCCTATACCACAAGACTTGTAAAAAAAGAAAAAGTCAACCACAATGTCGTCCGCTTTTCGGTCCAAAGACCCTTTGGATTCAATTTTATTCCAGGCCAGGCCGTGGAACTGAGTATCGACCAGCCCGGTTGTGAATTGGAGGTGGCTCCCTTTACGATTATAAGTGCCGAAGATGACCCATGTCTGGAGTTCATCATTAAGATACGGCCGAACAAGGACAGTCTGACCTACCGTTTGTCCGCATTAAAGCCAGGCGCGGTAATCCAGCTTAGTCGGCCCTGGGATACTTTTGAATATAGGGGTTATGGACATTTTATTGCCGCCGGCACGGGCATTGTTCCCTTTATGCCCATTCTGGACTATATCCATAGGTTTGGTCCCGAGTTCACGGAAAGCCATTTATTGGTCTATGCCACTAAAAGCAAAGAGGATATATTGTTTGAAAAAAGATTGAGGAAAATGTTGGGCAGCAATTTCATCATGAGGTTGAGCAGTCCAACGGCAAGCGAAAAACTTCCAGGACGTATTGATTTTGGGTTCCTAAAATCGATTGTTCAAAAAAAAGATCAATATTTTTATATCTGTGGGCCCAAGTCCTTCGAATTTGATATGATGACCCACTTGATGAAAATAGGTGTTGACCAAAAACGGATCCAAACAGGTTATAAGTTTGGACAGAGCAAAATCTTAAATTCCTGA
- a CDS encoding hemerythrin domain-containing protein produces the protein MAGTPIKRHKALQGVSREHHHGLLLCWKIRTGLSKKVAPERIKTYVDWFFKTHLIPHFELEENHIFPILGMDNPKIKKALREHRRLVRLFTSSVDPIRRLVQIEEELEQHIRYEERQLFNEIQKIASDAQLDLIQKYHNHEKFKDNTYDPFWN, from the coding sequence ATGGCCGGAACACCCATCAAACGACATAAGGCCCTACAGGGAGTAAGCCGTGAACACCATCACGGCCTGCTCCTATGTTGGAAGATTCGAACGGGACTTTCAAAAAAGGTAGCACCGGAACGCATAAAGACCTATGTGGATTGGTTCTTTAAGACCCATTTGATCCCGCATTTTGAATTGGAGGAAAATCACATCTTTCCCATTTTGGGTATGGATAATCCAAAAATTAAAAAAGCGTTAAGGGAGCATCGCAGATTGGTCCGGTTATTTACCTCCAGCGTTGACCCTATCAGGAGGTTGGTACAGATTGAAGAGGAACTGGAACAACATATACGATATGAGGAACGCCAGCTCTTTAATGAAATTCAAAAAATTGCCAGTGACGCCCAGTTGGACCTAATACAAAAATATCACAACCATGAAAAATTCAAAGACAATACCTATGACCCATTCTGGAACTAA
- a CDS encoding SCO family protein, translating into MKPYIVLLITILALTACKNNDSRTVDKDVAYHCPMQCEGNKTYGQKGNCPICNMDMVKVENKTKETADRTYSDMSIYNLPSTWTTQNGKDIQLKDLQGDVLVMVMIYTSCKAACPRLVADMRNIEERLPEHSKKNVKMIFVSIDPETDTPERLKAFAQENLMDGEPWLFLRSSEENTREFAAVLSVSYKEISPMDFSHSNIISVFAPNGEMIFQQEGLGVNSDNTIKYINAAIEAM; encoded by the coding sequence ATGAAACCCTATATAGTTTTATTGATCACTATATTGGCCTTGACGGCCTGCAAGAACAATGATTCCAGGACTGTGGACAAAGATGTGGCATATCATTGCCCAATGCAATGCGAAGGAAACAAAACCTATGGCCAAAAGGGGAACTGTCCAATCTGCAATATGGATATGGTCAAGGTTGAAAACAAAACAAAAGAAACCGCTGATAGGACATATTCCGATATGTCCATTTACAATCTCCCATCTACGTGGACAACACAAAATGGCAAGGATATTCAGCTCAAGGACCTACAAGGTGATGTTTTGGTCATGGTCATGATTTATACCAGTTGCAAAGCGGCCTGTCCGCGCTTGGTGGCCGATATGAGAAATATCGAAGAACGCTTGCCCGAACATTCCAAGAAAAATGTGAAGATGATCTTTGTAAGTATAGATCCTGAAACCGATACCCCTGAGCGTTTAAAAGCCTTTGCCCAAGAAAACCTTATGGATGGGGAACCCTGGTTATTTTTACGCTCTTCGGAAGAAAACACACGTGAATTTGCCGCTGTTTTGTCCGTGAGCTACAAGGAAATTTCACCTATGGATTTTTCCCATTCAAACATTATAAGTGTCTTTGCCCCTAATGGAGAAATGATCTTCCAACAGGAAGGATTGGGGGTAAATTCGGACAATACCATAAAATACATCAACGCAGCTATTGAAGCTATGTGA
- the ccsA gene encoding cytochrome c biogenesis protein CcsA, with translation MKTIFIKLIFFLGSTWLMVILFVTLALGMGLGTFIENAHSIDAARITIYNSWWFETLMGLFVINFFLNIKKFGLHLKHKWPTLTIHLALVVIIIGAFITRYHGFTGLISIREGATSDEILSDDAFLEVEIKASKGTRTLKQHIEKRQLLSSATPRLNTFSIKTVFDNRDITISYKDFVKNAQWSFRKEPQGALFLKIVETKQGERHDHFIKENELFHCGDISYSLNRPVDGAYNFSTLREESLLEPPLTGSLLEMATGREAEIVAGQRDTVKTKALYDFGKVKFVVPEPPSRGALVLTSGTPSGELDGSDGLILTVASDTIQREVVVLGKKRKIGERTTTEINGLTYTFTYGSKVHKLPFQLQLDDFIAERYPGTTNSYSAFESKVEVLDGQKKQSAEIYMNHVLDYRGYRFFQSSFHPDEKGTILSVNHDFLGTMVTYIGYFLLYFGLLAILFTKKSRFGQVIRKLKRLNVTTKWAGTIILFLISCQGYGQSDIDPMDSIFQKKLDSILLHYKVPETHAAKFGRLVIQDANGRMKPMDTYASEVLRKVSKDYSYKELNANQTILSMAQFPELWFNVPLIYIKRGNDSLRSLLEISREAKLAPLSKFFDKEGEYKIKDQVTLAYKSMVPNQFEKDFIEVDRRVNLLYNTLSGEGLRLFPIPNESNNTWTSNRQLAGLGFQKKDSLFVAGILPLYFNTFSKEIPTGNFQESLRLLEQIEKYQSKFGHGVIPNASKIDLEILYNEYDVFKNLFSWYLSFGLLLLIAAILYLFKGKGTFANILWIPRVGIYLCFAAQTLGLLARWYISGHAPWSDAYESIIYISWATMLFGIVIGRKFDLALAATAFVNAIILMVAHWNWLDPAIANLQPVLNSYWLMIHVAIIVASYGPFTLGMILSALSLLFMALLNKRNHGNLRLAIKKLTLLTEITLTIGLVMLTIGNFLGGQWANESWGRYWAWDPKETWALVSIMVYALIIHMRLVPKLNNTWLFSIMGVLGFYAILMTYFGVNFYLSGLHSYAQGDNIVTPGFIYYSIGAVGILAGISYFKRKRYPV, from the coding sequence ATGAAAACAATATTCATAAAATTGATTTTCTTCTTGGGATCCACTTGGCTCATGGTGATACTTTTTGTTACCCTTGCCTTGGGAATGGGTCTGGGAACATTTATTGAGAATGCACATTCCATTGATGCGGCCCGGATTACAATATACAATTCATGGTGGTTTGAGACCTTGATGGGGTTGTTTGTGATCAATTTCTTTCTGAACATTAAAAAATTCGGACTGCACTTAAAACATAAATGGCCCACCTTGACCATACATTTGGCCCTGGTGGTCATCATTATAGGTGCCTTTATCACCCGGTATCATGGATTCACTGGACTGATCTCCATCCGTGAAGGGGCGACTTCCGATGAAATCCTTTCGGATGATGCCTTCTTGGAGGTGGAAATTAAAGCAAGTAAGGGAACCCGAACCTTAAAACAGCATATCGAGAAACGGCAGTTGTTGTCCAGTGCGACACCTAGGCTAAATACGTTTTCAATCAAGACCGTTTTCGATAATAGGGATATTACGATTTCATATAAGGACTTTGTGAAGAATGCCCAATGGAGCTTTAGAAAAGAACCCCAAGGTGCTCTATTTTTAAAGATTGTGGAAACAAAACAGGGCGAAAGACACGATCATTTTATCAAGGAAAATGAACTGTTCCATTGTGGGGATATAAGCTATAGCCTCAACAGGCCAGTGGATGGGGCCTATAACTTTTCGACCCTAAGGGAAGAGTCCCTACTTGAGCCACCCTTGACAGGCTCCTTGTTGGAAATGGCCACTGGTAGGGAAGCCGAAATCGTAGCCGGGCAGAGGGACACGGTAAAGACCAAAGCGCTCTATGACTTTGGAAAGGTAAAATTCGTTGTACCGGAACCTCCCTCTAGGGGGGCATTGGTATTGACCTCGGGTACTCCTTCAGGGGAATTGGATGGTTCGGATGGATTGATCCTTACCGTGGCCAGCGATACGATTCAGCGAGAGGTAGTCGTATTGGGTAAAAAAAGAAAAATAGGCGAGCGCACAACTACCGAAATCAATGGATTGACCTATACCTTCACCTATGGGAGCAAGGTACATAAATTGCCCTTCCAGCTACAACTTGATGATTTCATTGCGGAAAGATACCCAGGGACCACCAACAGTTACTCGGCTTTTGAAAGTAAAGTGGAGGTGTTGGATGGCCAAAAAAAACAATCAGCGGAAATTTATATGAACCATGTATTGGACTATAGGGGTTATCGTTTTTTTCAATCGTCCTTCCACCCGGATGAAAAAGGTACCATCCTATCCGTTAACCACGATTTCCTTGGTACAATGGTCACGTATATAGGCTATTTTCTCTTATATTTTGGGCTCTTGGCCATTCTTTTTACCAAAAAATCCCGGTTCGGCCAAGTGATAAGAAAACTAAAACGGCTCAATGTCACGACCAAATGGGCTGGAACGATCATCCTTTTCCTTATTTCATGCCAAGGCTATGGCCAGAGTGATATCGATCCCATGGATTCTATATTCCAAAAAAAATTGGATTCCATTTTATTGCACTATAAAGTTCCGGAAACACATGCTGCAAAGTTCGGCCGCTTGGTCATCCAGGATGCCAACGGGAGGATGAAGCCCATGGACACCTATGCTTCGGAGGTATTGCGAAAAGTCAGTAAAGATTACTCGTATAAGGAGCTCAATGCGAACCAAACCATATTGTCAATGGCACAGTTCCCCGAGCTGTGGTTCAATGTCCCCTTGATTTACATCAAGAGGGGGAATGACAGCCTTAGGAGCCTCTTGGAGATATCGAGGGAAGCTAAACTTGCCCCATTATCGAAATTTTTCGATAAGGAAGGCGAATATAAGATCAAGGACCAAGTGACACTGGCCTACAAGTCCATGGTGCCCAATCAGTTTGAAAAGGACTTTATCGAGGTGGATCGCAGGGTAAACCTCTTGTACAATACCCTTAGTGGGGAGGGTCTGAGATTGTTCCCGATACCCAATGAGTCGAATAATACTTGGACCTCAAATCGCCAATTGGCCGGACTTGGCTTCCAGAAAAAGGACTCCCTGTTCGTGGCAGGTATACTGCCCCTCTATTTCAATACATTTTCAAAAGAGATACCCACCGGGAATTTTCAAGAATCCCTCCGTTTGCTGGAACAAATTGAAAAATACCAATCGAAGTTTGGCCATGGGGTCATTCCCAATGCCTCCAAAATCGATCTGGAGATTCTTTATAACGAATATGACGTTTTCAAGAATCTTTTTTCTTGGTACCTTTCCTTTGGATTATTGCTGCTGATCGCGGCGATTCTCTACCTCTTTAAAGGAAAGGGTACGTTTGCTAATATACTTTGGATACCCCGGGTCGGGATCTACCTATGCTTCGCCGCACAAACCCTAGGCTTGTTGGCCAGATGGTATATCTCGGGACATGCCCCTTGGAGTGATGCCTATGAATCCATCATCTATATTAGTTGGGCCACCATGTTGTTCGGGATTGTCATTGGACGAAAATTTGACTTGGCCTTGGCTGCAACCGCATTTGTAAATGCCATAATCCTTATGGTCGCCCACTGGAACTGGCTCGATCCGGCCATTGCCAATTTACAGCCCGTACTCAATTCCTATTGGCTGATGATACACGTAGCGATCATCGTGGCGAGCTATGGCCCCTTTACACTGGGAATGATCCTTAGCGCACTCAGTCTATTGTTCATGGCCCTGTTGAACAAAAGGAACCATGGTAATCTAAGACTGGCCATCAAAAAATTAACACTGCTCACAGAGATAACACTGACCATTGGATTGGTAATGTTGACCATTGGTAATTTTTTAGGGGGACAATGGGCCAACGAGAGTTGGGGCCGTTACTGGGCCTGGGATCCCAAAGAGACCTGGGCATTGGTAAGTATCATGGTCTATGCATTGATCATCCATATGCGACTGGTCCCTAAATTGAACAATACATGGTTGTTTTCAATCATGGGGGTATTGGGCTTCTATGCCATCCTTATGACCTATTTCGGTGTGAACTTCTACCTGTCAGGACTCCATTCGTATGCCCAGGGGGACAATATCGTCACCCCAGGTTTTATCTACTATTCCATTGGTGCTGTGGGCATATTGGCAGGGATATCCTATTTTAAACGAAAACGATATCCTGTTTAA
- a CDS encoding pyridoxal phosphate-dependent decarboxylase family protein, with protein MALETNQDFLNKPNVLLEEDGEQRRKMEKLILEFGHGFLDNLGTIKAFNTNSETLKNLEPEFRIREDTSSLGELLSFFDQAVVDPGLNPVSGGHLGYIPGGGLFSSALGDYLAALTNRYAGVFYASPGAVKMENALIQWAGKLIGYKDGFGGNLTSGGSLANLTALSCAKKHHDISSRNVRTSVIYCSTQTHHSIYKAIHLLGLEECVLQKIPLDAQFRLSTQYLEEQIERDVKMGLSPFLVVANAGSTDIGAIDPIEILGAICKRHGIWLHVDAAYGGFFTLTTTGKSKLKGLHQADSVILDPHKGLFLPYGSGIVLVKELKCLVRAFKQGAHYMQDSYQNDHFSPADLSPELSKHFRGPRMWLPLKLYGPKVFSDYLEEKLVLTDYLYRKLVQLNFKVLCEPELTVIAFRYEARPDDHLYNDEHNRAILRFLVSDGRIFLSSTMIHDRFVLRAALLSFRTHKKEIDLLMHLLERALIETNNLP; from the coding sequence ATGGCTTTAGAAACAAACCAAGATTTCCTGAACAAACCTAATGTCCTTTTGGAGGAGGATGGGGAACAGCGGAGGAAAATGGAAAAATTGATATTGGAATTCGGCCACGGTTTTCTGGATAACTTGGGAACCATCAAAGCCTTTAACACAAATTCCGAAACTCTTAAAAATCTTGAACCGGAATTTAGGATTAGGGAAGATACCTCGAGTCTTGGCGAGCTACTAAGCTTTTTTGATCAAGCGGTAGTGGATCCTGGGTTAAACCCTGTATCGGGTGGCCATTTGGGCTATATTCCAGGTGGTGGACTGTTCAGTTCTGCACTGGGGGATTACCTGGCGGCATTGACCAACAGGTACGCTGGGGTATTCTATGCGTCCCCTGGTGCAGTAAAAATGGAAAATGCCCTAATTCAGTGGGCCGGAAAATTGATAGGATACAAGGATGGGTTTGGTGGGAATTTGACCTCTGGGGGTAGTTTGGCTAATCTTACAGCACTTTCCTGTGCCAAAAAACACCATGATATCTCCTCCCGGAATGTACGAACAAGTGTAATCTATTGCTCCACGCAGACACACCATAGCATTTATAAGGCAATACATTTGCTTGGATTGGAAGAATGTGTCCTGCAAAAAATTCCCTTGGATGCACAATTTAGGCTATCGACCCAATATCTGGAGGAACAGATCGAAAGGGATGTCAAAATGGGGCTGAGCCCATTTTTGGTCGTCGCCAATGCAGGTTCCACGGATATAGGTGCTATTGACCCCATTGAAATATTGGGCGCCATTTGCAAAAGACATGGAATATGGTTGCATGTGGATGCTGCCTATGGGGGCTTTTTCACACTGACAACCACTGGAAAATCCAAACTCAAGGGTTTGCACCAAGCGGATTCCGTAATCCTCGATCCCCATAAGGGCCTATTTCTACCATACGGATCCGGTATTGTTCTGGTAAAGGAGCTAAAGTGTTTGGTAAGGGCCTTTAAACAAGGGGCACATTACATGCAGGATAGCTATCAAAATGACCATTTCTCCCCCGCCGATCTTTCTCCGGAATTGAGCAAACATTTTAGGGGGCCGCGAATGTGGTTGCCGTTAAAACTTTATGGACCAAAGGTATTTTCCGATTACTTGGAAGAGAAACTGGTATTGACCGATTATCTCTATCGGAAATTGGTACAGCTAAACTTTAAGGTGCTCTGTGAACCGGAACTTACCGTTATTGCATTTAGGTATGAAGCCAGGCCGGATGATCATCTGTACAATGATGAACACAATAGGGCCATTCTAAGGTTCCTTGTATCGGACGGACGCATCTTCCTCTCCTCCACTATGATCCATGATAGGTTTGTCCTTCGTGCCGCCCTACTGTCCTTTAGGACACACAAAAAAGAGATAGACCTTCTTATGCATTTATTGGAAAGGGCATTGATCGAAACGAACAACTTACCTTAA